The sequence GATTTTGTCGATCCGCAGTCGTTCGCTGATGCCTTTGAAGGCGTCGACGGGGGCGAAGATTTCGATCGTGTCCTTGCCGATTTGCACGTCTTCGGCTCCGGCGTCGACGGCCGCTTCGAAGATCTTATCCGGGTTGAGCCCCGCGGCCGGGATGGAGAAGTAAGCCTTGCGGGAGAACTGCCAGGCGACCGAACCGCCCTCGCCCAAGCTGCCTCCGGCGCGGGTCAGGATCCGCCGCACCTCGGCCACCGCACGGTTGCGGTTGTCGGTCACCACTTCAATCAGCAGAGCGATTCCGTGCGGGGCGTACCCTTCATAGGTCACCTGTTCGATCGCGCCGCCTTCCTTGTCCTCGCCGGTTCCGCGTTTGATGGCCCGCTCGACGTTCTCCTTGGGCATGTTGTTGGAGCGGGCTTTGTCCACCGCCAGACGCAGTTTAAAGTTGCTTTCCGGATCGCCGCCGCCCTCGCGCGCCGCGAGGACGATCTCGCGGGCGAGGCGGGTGAACAGTTGGCCGCGTTTGGCGTCGGCGGCGCCCTTCTTGCGTTTGATGGTTGCCCACTTGGAATGGCCGGACATAGGGGATTCTCCTGGAAAACAACGTTTGGACGCGGAGGATGTGAGGTTGTGGAACGCGCGGATTATACCATTCCCGCCCCCTCCTCTGTCCTCCCCCGATAAGCCTAAACCGCTTATCGGGGGAGGATTTCTCCCGGCGGAATCCTCCCCCGTTTCTTGCGAAGCGGAAACGGGAGAGGGAGGGGAGGGGTCGCACGGTTCCCCGATTCTGTCCTCCCGGCGGAATCCTCCCCCGTTTCTTGCGAAGCGGAAACGGGGGAGGGAGGGGAGGGGGCGCACAGTTCCCCACTTCTGTCCTCCCGGCGGAATCCCCCCCGCTTCCCGCGAAGCGGAAACGGGGGAGGGAGGGGAGGGGGCGCACGGTTCCCCGATTCTGTCCTCCCGGCGGAATCCTCCCCCGTTTCCCGCGAAGCGGAAACGGGGGAGGGAGGGGAGGTGGCAGAATTCCTAGCGGTAAAATTGAGTATTATTGGATCGGTATTCCTATTACCATAAAAACGAAGCGAAGGAGGAGCCATGGTCGTCAAAGGAGGACGGAATATCATTCTGGGCGCCGTCGTTCTGACATTAGCCTGCAGCGGCGTTTCCAACGTGTCAAGGTCAACGCGGACGCCTGTTATTCCTTCGGATATTCCGATACTTATCGAGCGGACCGCGGAGGTCGAGCAGAACCTCGCGCCCAGCCGAACGGCGCTTCCTTCCCCGACCGCGACTCCGTCCAGGGAACCCGTCCCGGGGATCGACTCCCCGGTTGTCGTCCAAGAGATATCCCTTAAAGTATACAAGGCGGAGGTTGTCGATTCCTGGGAGGGCTATTCTCCCAAAGATGGGGGCCATTTCCTGGTCGTGTACGTCAAGGTTGTGTCCGGAGTCATTTCCATGTCCGACCTCATTGATTGGAAGATGGCTTTGACCGACACAAAGGGAACGGTGTACCGGCGGGCAGGAGCGATGGTTCATACGGATGATTCGCCGGACGAAGCCTCCTGGGGCGAATGGGTTTTTGATATTCCCGGTTTGGGACCTTCATTCCTGTTCCATTTTCCGGAAGGCCCCGCGGTTCCCTTGGATTCTCTCATCGCGTGATCCGTAATCGGCTTCCCCCTCCTCTGTCCTCCCCCGATAAGCCTAAACCGCTTATCGGGGGAGGATTCCTCCCGGCGGAATCCTCCCCCGTTTTACCGCGAAGCGGGAATGGGGCAGGGAGGGGAGGGGCCGGGTGTTCTGCGTTCGGGAATCTAGTATCATTGCCCGCCATGGACGAAGGTTTACTGATCCGGGAAGCCCAGGGCGGAGACCTGGACGCGTTCAACCGGCTGGTGCTGGCGCACCAGAACCACGCCTATGGATTCGCCTACCGGATGCTGGGCGAATCGGAAAGCGCGGCCGACGCCGCCCAACAGGCGTTCCTCTCCGCTTACCGCCATCTGCGCGAGCTGCGCGGACAATCCTTCCGGGCCTGGCTGCTGCGGATCGTCGCCAACGCCTGCTTCGATGAACTGCGGCGGCGCAAGCGCCGCCCGGCGGTCTCGATCGAGGATCTCAGCGCGGGCGATGAAAACGGCGGCGGAGAATCGCTCCAGATCCTGGCCGATCCGGCGGAGGGGCCGGAGTCGGCCGCCGTGCGGTCGGACCTCCGCCGGGCGATTGAGGACTGCCTCGCCGAGCTTCCGCCGGATCAGCGGGCGACCATCCTGTTGGTCGACGTCCACGCGCAGGATTACTCCGAAGCGGCCCGCGCCCTGCGGGT is a genomic window of Anaerolineales bacterium containing:
- a CDS encoding YebC/PmpR family DNA-binding transcriptional regulator, with amino-acid sequence MSGHSKWATIKRKKGAADAKRGQLFTRLAREIVLAAREGGGDPESNFKLRLAVDKARSNNMPKENVERAIKRGTGEDKEGGAIEQVTYEGYAPHGIALLIEVVTDNRNRAVAEVRRILTRAGGSLGEGGSVAWQFSRKAYFSIPAAGLNPDKIFEAAVDAGAEDVQIGKDTIEIFAPVDAFKGISERLRIDKIAPEESTLRMEPNQHTELNAEKAVQVMKVIEQLEELDDVNTVYSNLLVTDEAVAAMETAA
- a CDS encoding sigma-70 family RNA polymerase sigma factor, whose protein sequence is MDEGLLIREAQGGDLDAFNRLVLAHQNHAYGFAYRMLGESESAADAAQQAFLSAYRHLRELRGQSFRAWLLRIVANACFDELRRRKRRPAVSIEDLSAGDENGGGESLQILADPAEGPESAAVRSDLRRAIEDCLAELPPDQRATILLVDVHAQDYSEAARALRVALGTVKSRVARARAQLRDCLRSKGELPRAARRLESEARA